The following proteins are co-located in the Acidimicrobiia bacterium genome:
- a CDS encoding cofactor-independent phosphoglycerate mutase: MTDTRKYVVLVPDGCADWPVDELDGRTPLEAAVTPNIDALSARSEVGRAAVIPAGMPPGSDVGNMAILGYDPADFHTGRAPIEAAAMGVALAPDEVAFRCNLVTVHDDTMVDFAAGHLTTDQAAPIVAALSEAFADDDVAFHAGVEYRHLAVLPAAAGDAECVPPHDLTGKPVVMPSGPSATTLVDLMKRSRSVVEAAAAEVGSTANQIWLWGQGRSPVLDPFEERYGLTGGLTSAVDLVRGLGALTGLDVVDVPGATAGFDNDYAAQRDATLAGLEHHDFFLLHVEATDEAGHQGLVDEKVSALERWDADIVGPLCEALAERGPHRILMMPDHATPLATMTHSTDAVPYLRFDSENEVSGRPYTESAVADLRPVSGHGLLPGMLSRTD; encoded by the coding sequence ATGACGGACACCCGGAAGTACGTCGTGCTCGTTCCCGACGGCTGTGCCGACTGGCCGGTCGACGAGCTCGACGGCCGCACGCCTCTGGAAGCCGCGGTCACTCCGAACATCGACGCGCTGAGCGCGCGTTCCGAGGTGGGGCGCGCCGCCGTGATCCCCGCCGGGATGCCGCCGGGAAGCGACGTCGGCAACATGGCGATCCTCGGATACGACCCCGCCGACTTCCACACGGGCCGCGCGCCCATCGAGGCGGCGGCGATGGGGGTGGCGCTCGCTCCCGACGAGGTGGCGTTCCGCTGCAACCTCGTCACGGTGCACGACGACACCATGGTCGACTTCGCCGCGGGGCATCTCACAACTGATCAGGCGGCACCGATCGTGGCCGCGCTCTCCGAGGCCTTCGCCGACGACGACGTCGCGTTCCACGCAGGTGTGGAGTACCGGCACCTCGCCGTGCTCCCGGCCGCTGCCGGCGACGCAGAGTGCGTTCCGCCCCACGACCTCACCGGGAAGCCCGTCGTGATGCCGAGCGGCCCGTCCGCCACAACGTTGGTCGACCTCATGAAGCGGTCCCGTTCCGTGGTGGAGGCCGCCGCCGCGGAGGTCGGCTCGACGGCCAACCAGATCTGGTTGTGGGGCCAGGGGCGGTCCCCCGTGCTCGACCCCTTCGAGGAGCGCTACGGGCTCACGGGCGGCCTCACCTCGGCGGTCGACCTCGTTCGCGGCCTGGGTGCACTCACCGGCCTCGACGTCGTCGACGTGCCGGGCGCCACCGCCGGTTTCGACAACGACTACGCCGCGCAGCGCGACGCTACACTCGCCGGTCTCGAGCACCACGACTTCTTCCTCCTGCACGTCGAGGCGACCGACGAGGCGGGTCATCAGGGGCTCGTCGACGAGAAGGTCTCCGCCCTCGAGCGATGGGACGCCGACATCGTCGGGCCGCTCTGTGAGGCGCTCGCCGAGCGCGGGCCGCACCGGATCCTGATGATGCCCGACCACGCCACGCCGCTGGCCACGATGACCCACTCGACGGACGCCGTGCCCTACCTGCGCTTCGACTCGGAGAACGAGGTCTCCGGGCGTCCCTACACCGAGAGCGCCGTGGCCGACCTCCGGCCCGTTTCGGGCCACGGCCTGCTCCCGGGGATGTTGAGCCGTACCGACTGA
- a CDS encoding PQQ-dependent sugar dehydrogenase, translating to MTTRTLSPARTRRRGFVAALAAAFVLVSCSGGDGDEATTPEPPSVEAPTTTTPPTTTTGVPTTTASVPNFADVRVSLTEVASLVAPTALTSRPGDDAVYIAEKPGRVRVLRDGTVDPTPVLDVSDLVSTANEQGLLGLAFSVDGTRLYVDYTDTSGDTRVVEYAMEGSKADPGSAREILAVGQPFANHNGGELQTGPDGMLYVALGDGGSAGDPQGNAQNTSTLLGAILRIDPTRGDPYGVPADNPFVGSNDSRGEIWVYGLRNPWRFSFDRGTGDLWIGDVGQDTIEEINRLPAGGEAGANLGWPAFEGSQSFGGGSADGAVGPVFEYDRRNGECAVTGGYVYRGAAIPDLVGAYVYGDFCRGNVDALALDNGAVATQRSLDVDVPSLASFGEGPTGELYALSLDGPVYRIDPA from the coding sequence GTGACGACCCGCACACTTTCCCCTGCCCGCACGCGCCGACGCGGATTCGTCGCCGCGCTCGCCGCTGCATTTGTGCTTGTGTCGTGCTCCGGTGGCGACGGCGACGAGGCGACGACGCCCGAACCGCCGAGTGTCGAGGCGCCAACGACGACCACTCCCCCGACCACGACCACCGGTGTCCCCACGACGACGGCGTCCGTGCCGAACTTCGCCGATGTACGCGTGAGCCTCACGGAGGTGGCGTCGCTCGTGGCGCCCACAGCACTCACCTCACGACCGGGTGACGACGCCGTCTACATCGCCGAGAAGCCCGGCCGCGTACGCGTCCTGCGGGACGGCACCGTCGACCCCACGCCTGTTCTCGACGTGAGCGACCTGGTGTCGACGGCCAACGAGCAGGGGCTGCTCGGGCTGGCGTTCTCCGTCGACGGCACCCGCCTCTACGTGGACTACACCGACACTTCGGGCGACACGCGTGTCGTGGAGTACGCCATGGAGGGCTCGAAGGCCGATCCGGGCTCCGCCCGCGAGATCCTCGCCGTGGGCCAGCCCTTCGCCAACCACAACGGAGGCGAGCTCCAGACCGGGCCCGACGGGATGCTCTACGTCGCCCTGGGTGACGGCGGGAGCGCCGGCGACCCACAGGGGAATGCCCAGAACACGTCGACGCTTCTCGGCGCGATCCTGCGCATCGACCCGACCCGCGGCGACCCCTACGGTGTGCCGGCCGACAACCCCTTCGTGGGCAGCAACGACTCCAGGGGTGAGATCTGGGTCTACGGGCTGCGGAACCCGTGGCGGTTCTCCTTCGACCGCGGGACCGGCGACCTCTGGATCGGCGATGTCGGACAGGACACGATCGAGGAGATCAACCGTCTCCCGGCCGGAGGCGAGGCAGGAGCGAATCTGGGGTGGCCCGCCTTCGAGGGGTCGCAGAGCTTCGGGGGCGGATCGGCCGACGGCGCCGTCGGACCCGTCTTCGAGTACGACCGGCGCAACGGGGAGTGTGCCGTGACCGGCGGCTACGTGTACCGGGGCGCAGCGATTCCCGACCTCGTCGGCGCCTACGTCTACGGCGACTTCTGTCGCGGGAACGTCGACGCGCTGGCTCTCGACAACGGCGCGGTCGCCACGCAGCGTTCGCTGGACGTGGACGTGCCGAGCCTGGCGTCCTTCGGTGAAGGGCCCACCGGTGAGCTCTACGCCCTCAGCCTCGACGGGCCCGTCTACCGGATCGACCCGGCCTGA
- a CDS encoding SDR family oxidoreductase translates to MTDVESSATGERTGGASEPPVALVTGASAGIGEQFARYLAAGGHDVVLVARDKGRLDALAEVLATEHGAGSEVLAADLTDEDDLVLVERRLRQADRPVELLVNNAGFGTIGRFDTLPVDREIDEIELNVIAVLRLAHAAAGPMVERRHGAILNVSSIASRQPTPNMATYAATKAFVSSFSQSLHVELAGAGVHVMVLEPGFTRTEFQERLGAGDKEGRVPGFLWTTPDTVVEEALADLRRGRAVSVPGLSNKVMAGGSSTLPTAVTRRIAASLMKTD, encoded by the coding sequence ATGACCGACGTCGAGAGCAGCGCCACCGGTGAGCGCACCGGCGGGGCATCCGAGCCGCCCGTCGCCCTCGTCACGGGAGCGTCGGCAGGCATCGGCGAGCAGTTCGCCCGCTACCTCGCGGCCGGCGGCCACGACGTCGTGCTCGTCGCCCGCGACAAGGGGCGCCTGGACGCACTGGCCGAGGTGCTGGCGACGGAGCACGGCGCCGGCTCGGAGGTCCTGGCGGCCGATCTCACCGACGAGGACGACCTGGTGCTCGTGGAGAGGCGTCTGAGGCAGGCGGACCGACCTGTGGAGCTGCTCGTCAACAACGCCGGGTTCGGCACCATCGGCCGGTTCGACACTCTTCCGGTCGACCGTGAGATCGACGAGATCGAGCTCAACGTGATCGCCGTGCTACGCCTCGCCCACGCTGCCGCCGGACCCATGGTGGAGCGCCGCCACGGCGCCATCCTCAACGTGTCGTCGATCGCGTCGCGCCAACCGACGCCGAACATGGCCACCTATGCCGCGACCAAGGCGTTCGTGTCGAGCTTCTCGCAGTCGCTGCACGTCGAGCTCGCGGGCGCCGGCGTCCACGTGATGGTGCTCGAGCCGGGCTTCACGCGCACCGAGTTCCAGGAGCGTCTCGGTGCCGGTGACAAGGAGGGGCGTGTCCCCGGGTTCCTCTGGACGACGCCCGACACCGTCGTGGAGGAAGCGCTCGCGGATCTCCGACGCGGGAGGGCAGTGTCGGTGCCGGGCCTTTCCAACAAGGTCATGGCCGGCGGGAGCAGCACGCTACCGACCGCTGTGACGCGCCGCATCGCCGCCTCCCTCATGAAGACCGACTGA
- the thrC gene encoding threonine synthase — MSPQPSPAAWPGVIEAYREYLDVSSATPVVTLLEGGTPLVPAPRLSEQTGARILLKMESANPTGSFKDRGMTMAMSKALEEGAKVVMCASTGNTSASVAAYAARAGLTAAVVIPSGHVALGKLAQAIMHGARVIPIGGNFDDALTIVRELGARGAVTVVNSVNPYRIEGQKTAAFEIVDTLGDSPDVHCIPVGNAGNITAYWRGYSEYARRGRSSRTPRMLGWQAAGSAPIVHGEPVAHPETIATAIRVGNPASWASALEARDASGGTIGAVSDTEILDAYRLLASSEGCFVEPASAASVAGLLKAAATGLVERGETVVCTLTGHGLKDPERATHEVELGEPREPTVQAVADELGL, encoded by the coding sequence GTGAGCCCCCAGCCGTCGCCGGCGGCCTGGCCGGGAGTCATCGAGGCCTACCGCGAGTATCTCGACGTCTCCTCGGCCACTCCCGTCGTCACGCTCCTCGAAGGCGGCACGCCGCTCGTCCCCGCCCCGCGGCTCTCGGAGCAGACGGGCGCACGCATCCTCCTCAAGATGGAGAGTGCAAATCCCACGGGCTCCTTCAAGGACCGTGGCATGACGATGGCCATGTCGAAGGCTCTCGAGGAGGGCGCCAAGGTCGTCATGTGCGCCTCCACCGGCAACACGTCGGCCTCGGTCGCCGCCTATGCGGCGCGGGCCGGTCTCACAGCGGCTGTCGTCATCCCGTCGGGCCACGTGGCGCTCGGAAAGCTCGCCCAGGCGATCATGCACGGCGCTCGCGTCATCCCCATCGGCGGCAACTTCGACGACGCCCTCACGATCGTGCGCGAGCTCGGCGCACGGGGCGCCGTCACGGTCGTCAACTCGGTCAACCCGTACCGCATCGAGGGGCAGAAGACGGCTGCGTTCGAGATCGTCGACACGCTGGGCGACTCACCCGACGTCCACTGCATTCCTGTCGGCAACGCGGGCAACATCACCGCCTACTGGCGGGGTTACTCCGAGTACGCACGCCGCGGACGCTCCTCGCGCACACCCCGGATGCTGGGATGGCAGGCGGCCGGCTCCGCCCCGATCGTCCACGGCGAGCCCGTCGCCCACCCCGAGACGATCGCCACGGCCATCCGCGTGGGCAATCCCGCCAGCTGGGCGTCGGCGCTGGAGGCACGCGACGCCTCGGGTGGGACGATCGGCGCGGTCTCCGACACCGAGATCCTCGACGCCTACCGTTTGCTGGCATCGTCCGAAGGGTGCTTCGTGGAGCCGGCCTCGGCCGCCTCGGTGGCCGGTCTGCTCAAGGCGGCGGCCACAGGTCTCGTGGAGCGCGGCGAGACCGTCGTGTGCACGCTCACCGGCCACGGCCTGAAGGACCCCGAACGGGCAACCCACGAGGTGGAGCTGGGCGAGCCGCGTGAGCCAACGGTGCAGGCGGTGGCCGACGAGTTGGGGCTCTGA
- a CDS encoding homoserine dehydrogenase — protein sequence MTGSDTTVRLGVLGCGHVGAALIRLVEAHAPVIAQRTGVGLEVARVAVRDTSRDRDVPVAADLFTDDPAGVVGSGDVDLVVELIGGTDPAQSLVVAALDAGKPVVTANKELIAHAGVDLFDRAADAGVDFLFEASVGGGIPLVRPLRESVAGDHIRRVLGIVNGTTNYILTKMTEEGAGFDESLAEAQALGFAEADPTADVEGFDAAAKAAIVASIAFGAHVTLADVHREGITDVTIDDIDAARQLGYVVKLLAIAEEQGDGVAVRVHPAMVPDGHPLAAVRESFNAVFIEGDAVGELMFYGRGAGGGPTASAVLGDVVDAARNLAAGHPGAAMGTLEQRRVLPIGEIESQFYLPMEVVDRPGVLAAIAGVFGQHDVSIKSMQQHGLGEEAQLNLVTHLAPESAFAATVEELRGHDAVKNVGRMLRVTGDDT from the coding sequence ATGACAGGTTCCGACACGACGGTCCGGCTCGGTGTTCTGGGATGTGGTCACGTGGGAGCGGCGCTCATCCGCCTCGTCGAGGCGCACGCCCCCGTGATCGCGCAGCGCACGGGTGTCGGCCTCGAGGTCGCTCGCGTCGCCGTGCGCGACACGTCGCGTGATCGCGACGTTCCGGTGGCGGCCGACCTCTTCACCGACGACCCCGCCGGCGTCGTCGGCTCGGGCGACGTCGACCTCGTCGTGGAGCTCATCGGCGGGACCGACCCGGCGCAGAGCCTCGTCGTCGCCGCCCTCGACGCCGGCAAGCCCGTCGTGACCGCCAACAAGGAGCTCATCGCCCACGCCGGCGTCGACCTCTTCGACCGTGCCGCCGACGCCGGCGTCGACTTCCTGTTCGAGGCGTCGGTGGGTGGTGGCATCCCCCTCGTCCGCCCCCTGCGCGAGTCCGTGGCAGGCGACCACATCCGGCGGGTGCTCGGCATCGTCAACGGGACCACGAACTACATCCTCACGAAGATGACCGAGGAGGGCGCGGGCTTCGACGAGTCGCTCGCCGAGGCACAGGCTCTCGGGTTCGCCGAGGCCGACCCGACCGCCGACGTGGAGGGCTTCGACGCCGCGGCCAAGGCCGCCATCGTGGCGTCGATCGCTTTCGGTGCCCATGTCACGCTCGCCGATGTCCACCGCGAGGGGATCACCGACGTCACGATCGACGACATCGACGCCGCCCGGCAGCTCGGCTACGTGGTGAAGCTCCTCGCCATCGCCGAGGAGCAGGGCGACGGCGTGGCGGTGCGTGTCCATCCCGCGATGGTCCCCGACGGGCATCCCCTGGCCGCCGTGCGGGAGTCGTTCAACGCCGTGTTCATCGAGGGCGACGCCGTGGGTGAGTTGATGTTCTACGGGCGGGGCGCGGGAGGAGGGCCCACGGCCAGCGCCGTCCTCGGCGACGTCGTCGACGCTGCCCGCAACCTCGCTGCCGGCCATCCCGGCGCCGCCATGGGCACGCTCGAGCAACGCCGCGTCCTGCCGATCGGCGAGATCGAGTCGCAGTTCTACCTGCCGATGGAGGTCGTTGACCGCCCCGGCGTGCTGGCCGCCATCGCCGGGGTCTTCGGTCAGCACGACGTGTCGATCAAGTCGATGCAGCAACACGGCCTCGGTGAGGAGGCCCAGCTCAACCTCGTCACCCACCTGGCACCCGAGTCGGCTTTCGCAGCCACCGTCGAGGAGCTGCGCGGCCACGACGCGGTGAAGAACGTCGGGCGCATGCTGCGCGTCACGGGGGACGACACGTGA
- the lysA gene encoding diaminopimelate decarboxylase — MSGTADTDAPFDLSLLGRTARVDVSGRCSLGGCDLAGLADRFGTPLFVYDEVELRARAAEYREHFGDGVIYASKAFLNLAMAHLVDEEGLRLDVATGGELEVARAAGFPPERIVFHGNNKSTDELAAALEAGVGRIIVDSTDEIDRLTGLVTGGLPIPAILLRVTPGVEAHTHEAITTGVDDTKFGLSIATGAAGDAFRRVVDSPALRLVGLHAHIGSQVFAIDAFAKSAHVVVDFVAAMSKETGFLVDELDLGGGLGVRYLSHDDAPTIAGYAATLRRALSDAWSDAGLAGEPVLFVEPGRSIVAPAGLTLYTVGTVKTVDGVRTYVAVDGGMSDNIRTAAYAAEYEAFLPTRAEAPRPLRATVAGKHCEQGDLLVRDARLPADVAVGDVLATPVTGAYGYAMASNYNKMTRPAVIFVRDGEARVVTRRETADDLIRLDTRPER; from the coding sequence ATGAGCGGTACCGCCGACACCGACGCACCCTTCGATCTCTCACTTCTGGGGCGCACCGCGCGAGTCGACGTGTCAGGGCGCTGCTCGCTCGGTGGCTGTGATCTCGCCGGGCTGGCCGACCGTTTCGGTACGCCGCTGTTCGTCTACGACGAGGTGGAGCTCCGTGCGCGCGCCGCTGAGTACCGCGAGCACTTCGGCGACGGTGTGATCTACGCCTCGAAGGCGTTCCTCAACCTCGCCATGGCTCACCTCGTCGACGAGGAGGGCCTCCGCCTCGACGTCGCCACGGGTGGGGAACTGGAGGTCGCCCGCGCCGCGGGGTTCCCTCCGGAGCGGATCGTCTTTCACGGCAACAACAAGTCGACCGACGAGCTCGCGGCGGCACTCGAGGCCGGTGTCGGTCGGATCATCGTCGACTCCACCGACGAAATCGACCGCCTCACCGGTCTCGTGACCGGTGGCCTGCCGATTCCTGCCATTCTGCTGCGCGTCACACCCGGCGTCGAGGCCCACACGCACGAGGCGATCACGACCGGAGTCGACGACACCAAGTTCGGGCTGTCGATCGCCACCGGCGCGGCGGGCGACGCGTTCCGGCGCGTCGTCGACAGCCCCGCGCTGCGCCTGGTCGGCCTGCACGCGCACATCGGGTCCCAGGTGTTCGCGATCGACGCCTTCGCGAAGTCCGCGCACGTCGTCGTCGATTTCGTGGCGGCGATGTCGAAGGAGACCGGTTTTCTCGTCGACGAACTCGATCTCGGCGGTGGGCTCGGTGTCCGCTACCTGAGCCACGACGACGCGCCGACCATCGCCGGCTACGCCGCGACGTTGCGGCGGGCGCTGTCCGACGCCTGGAGCGACGCCGGCCTCGCCGGCGAACCGGTCCTGTTCGTGGAGCCCGGGCGCTCGATCGTGGCGCCTGCGGGACTGACTCTCTACACGGTGGGGACCGTCAAGACCGTCGACGGTGTCCGGACCTATGTCGCCGTCGACGGCGGCATGAGCGACAACATACGTACCGCCGCCTACGCCGCGGAGTACGAGGCGTTCCTGCCGACGAGGGCCGAGGCCCCGCGCCCGCTGCGGGCCACCGTCGCCGGTAAGCACTGCGAGCAGGGCGACCTCCTCGTGCGCGACGCCCGACTCCCCGCCGACGTGGCGGTCGGCGACGTCCTCGCCACGCCCGTCACGGGCGCCTACGGCTACGCGATGGCCTCCAACTACAACAAGATGACCCGCCCCGCCGTCATTTTCGTCCGAGATGGCGAGGCCCGGGTGGTCACACGCCGTGAGACCGCCGACGATCTCATCCGCCTCGATACTCGTCCGGAGCGGTAG